atATATTCTGTTTGGCAAATCGTGAAGGAGGAGACAACCAAGATCCAAATAAGATGTAGAACAGGGGATAGAaaagttgtttttttttgttttttttttttggtgacagcaataattaatataatactTCAAACAAAATATGAACATTATTTGAGAACTGTGGTACCCAAAGACCACAGccaacaaaggaaaaaaaagaaagttgaCTTTTTAGGCTCCCAATAAAAAAACTTCGAAAGGTGAcaaaaaggaatttttttttttgccatGTCTTCAATATCAGTAAACCCGTGAACTAGTGAAAGGCATGCTTAGCCCTTTTCCATATTCTCGAATCTGCTCTAGCCCAattattctttcttcttttctttttttaactaAGGAAAGAGAATGACAATTGAGAATGGCATAAATtgcctttattttttttcttgctaGTAATATACTCTTATTTAATACTCCaacataaaaaatttataagaaatactagctttatgatgttttttttttacacgTCTCTTGAGAAAATATTAGTTAGACAATGTTTTTGACTATTCTTCTGGTGGCAAGCAGCGGTTGCCAGAAGCTATAAACCTCATATCCATCTTCCTTTGTTATCAACCCTTTGAATATGTTCCAAAGGTATAGTTATCGATGTATACCTACTCaatcttcatatttattatcAAGTTGTAATTGTTGCATTTACAAGAAACCATAAGGGCAACAAAAAAGATAGtacaagagaaaaaaaataatagttgtGTTACCTGGCCAGAACATTGCCATAATCATTGGTAGGTCCAATCTTTGAAGGCTAGTTTTTATTGCGACTTTTTTGGTTGTCAGAGCATAAGTTCTTCACCTTTGGCCTTAATTATAAGCCACATctactaaaaaaaaatctaacctAACAATAAAAGGCATAGCTTTGTCATAAAAGCTCTGACAATTTTGTTGCCAACTTGTTACtcatatttatagaaaaaaataagggTGTTCCACTATAGTTTTTGATACACTTTCACTTTTTTAGTTGCCTCATACTATCTTTCCCCTGCAGGACTATGGAGTTACTTTATTCCTTTATCGAACAACTTACCTTGTGGATATAGTCAGAGAAAAGATTGGACGGGTATTGAAATTGGATTCCATTCAACAAGGTGATGCTTGGAAAGGAATGGATATGTTAATTTTCAATTCTTGGCATTGGTGGACTCACAAGGGAAATTCTCAACCGTACGATCCGCTTTCTCcctttttttctaaaaacacCATATAATAAATCAAATTAAGACATAAAATGATGAAGAGGTGTGAAAAAAACGAtaataattgaatcatatttttgTAGATGGGATTATGTGCAAGATGGTATGAAAGTATCGAAAGATATGGACCGTTTAATGGCATTTTACAAAGGTCTAACTACTTGGGCAAGATGGGTTGATGGAAATGTTGACTCCTCTAAGACCAAAGTCTTCTTCCAAGGCATTTCTCCTACTCATTATATGTAAGCGCTACACTTCTTCGTTTGCTCAATAATCACTCGAATTTAAGTTTCATACATTGACAATTCCAAAATTATTCGTTTGATCAACTAACTCAAAAGTGTGTAATGGTAACCTATATTTGGTCGAACCCTTGAAAAGTGTTGCTGCACCTTTGTTGGATCCTCCAGAAATACATAGCTTCTGAAGGATCCGACACATATTCAACGGTATTTTTGACGAGTCCTAGCAACCATGTAGGTAACCTAGACAAAGTAGATTAAGGTGCAATCATAGTCAGCATATAACTTAAATCCTTCTTACTAACCACTAATTTTCAGTAAACAGAAATGTTTCCCAGTCTTAAGAAGCTCAAAATTCATACTTTGTTCTATCTTGATCAGGGGTCAGGAATGGGGGGCATCAACAAAGAATTGTAATTCAGAGCAAATACCATTAGCAGGATCGACATATCCAGCAGGGACACCAGCATCAGCTATTGTAGTTAACAAAGTACTAAATAGGATGAAGACACCAGTTCACCTCCTCGATATCACGTTTCTCTCCCAGTTAAGGAAAGATGCTCATCCATCAATGTACAGCGGCAATCACCCTGGTGTAGATTGCAGCCACTGGTGTCTCCCTGGACTACCTGATACTTGGAATCAGCTTCTCTACGCATCACTAATTATGTGAGGATGAAAGAACCTCCTCATATAATTTTCTCCTTTTAATCATCTTCCTTTCCACTTAAAAGAACTGTACATTTGTGGATGTGTGTGAAGACCATCAGCTCAAAACAGCGAGCAATCCAGTGCACGTTGCAATCAATGGCGCAGTACTCCTGGACTTCTTAATAATTGGAGCCAGCTTGTTTATGCAGCAGCAGTTCTTCTCTGAAGATGAAGACTTCAGATTAGTTTTAACTGATTATAGTTTGTTTCTTTTCATAGGTGTTGGTCTGTGAAATTAATGATTCAAGGACATACAATAGCTTTTAGATGTAATAAGGTTGCATAGTAGTTTTGTTAATTTCTAGTTACTAGCTTGAAGTTTCCTTTCATTTTATTAAGCAATTACAAATAAAAGCAGAATCTCTCTGCTTATATATATCTGGATTGAGTCCTAATACATGTAAAGGCTTCTTATCCAGATATGGAATTTCATATGTAAGTCAGATTTATGATGCACAACTAAGGGATTTGCAACACTTAGATGAAATTTTCACTATTCAATAACATATTTTGCACGGCCACCAAATGTTAACATTGTTTACACTTACCATATAAGTTGAGAAAGGAACTTTCTTACAGAGTGTGTAAAGAAG
The sequence above is a segment of the Solanum dulcamara chromosome 11, daSolDulc1.2, whole genome shotgun sequence genome. Coding sequences within it:
- the LOC129872152 gene encoding protein trichome birefringence-like 38; protein product: MVLWSQLVIKSLVLVSSIISLLLHTGRAEVIVQNLSGLSWKNKGLVSSSRCNLFQGSWAIDPSYPLYDSSTCPFIDPEFDCLKYGRPDKQYLKYAWKPDSCNLPRFNGKDFLKRWSGKKIMFIGDSLSLNMWNSLACMLHASVPNAKTAISRTETLSSVTFQDYGVTLFLYRTTYLVDIVREKIGRVLKLDSIQQGDAWKGMDMLIFNSWHWWTHKGNSQPWDYVQDGMKVSKDMDRLMAFYKGLTTWARWVDGNVDSSKTKVFFQGISPTHYMGQEWGASTKNCNSEQIPLAGSTYPAGTPASAIVVNKVLNRMKTPVHLLDITFLSQLRKDAHPSMYSGNHPGVDCSHWCLPGLPDTWNQLLYASLIM